CTTCTTGTGCCTGACCTCAAGGTCTTGAAGCTGATTTTCAGCAAAGGGCTTCCGATAGGTATCCAGATGATCGTAGTGTCGAGTGCCATGCTGACAATGATGCGACTGGTCAATCAGGAAGGCGTCAATACGACCGCAGCCTTTGGCGCAACACAACAATTATGGACCTATGTTCAGATGCCAGCCATGGCGCTTGGCGCAGCGGTGAGTGCGATGGCTGCTCAGAACATAGGCGCTGGCAAATGGGATCGCGTCACCAGCATCACGCGGATTGGCGTCTTTTACGCCATTCTGATGACCGGTATTCTGGTTGCTTTGCTGCTCATTGCCGACAAGCAGGCCATGCAAATATTCCTGGGTTCTGAAAGCCCAGCTATTCCAATCGGTCAGCACATTGGCAAGATCGCAACCTGGGGCTTTATCGCCTTTGGCGTTTCCATGGTTCTGTTTGGTACCGTACGGGCGAATGGGCAAGTTATCTGGCCGCTAATCATTCTGTTTGTTTCAATGTACCCGGTACGACTTGGTGTTGCCGTAGGCATGCGAGACTGGCTGGGAGCGGATGCCCTGTGGCTGAGCTTCCCTGTTGCTATGCTTTCGACGATGCTTATGGCAGGCGCTCTCTATCTTCATGGGGGATGGCGTAAAAACCATTCAATGCACGTCGATAAGTTTGAGCAGGTGAGCACAGCTGCCGCTATAGCACTGACCGCAGAAGCTGCGCCTTCGTCGAACGCCCTGACACCAAACCATCAACAACTACCTGAGAATAGTTAGAATTTAGGCTTCGTCGCGTACATCAAGTGTATACAAGCACATTTCAATTCGTCGCTCTAAAGCGCATCCTGAAAAATATGAAACGGTTTTCGGGATGCGCTTAAAAAAAAGAGACATAGAGCATTTCCAATGATTCAATGAAAACTGGAAATGCTCTAGAAACCAAAAGCCCGGCGACAGTTTGCCACCGGGCTTTTTGTGTTTAAATCAGGCCTTCTTCTTTGAGGGCCTTTTGGGTTGCCGGACGCGCCATGACGCGTTCGCGCAGAGCAAGAGACTTAGGATAGGCCGTAAGATCGACCTTCAACATATGGCCCCAACCGATGATGACCGATGCATAGGCGTCGGGTTGCGTAAAATCCGTACCGAGCAAAAAGTCGTGATCGCTTGAAAGCATCGCCTCAAGCTGCCCCATGCGACGATTAATGGAGGCAATCATCGTGGTCTTTGCTTCCTCCGTCAGATTGGGCGCGAACAAACCGCTAAAAGCGACATGCAGATCGCCACAAAAGCCAAGCGCTTCCTGCAATCTGGCACGTTCAATCGTGCCATAGGCGGGCTTGAAGGCCGCAACATCAGAATGATCGCCAATATACTGCAGGATTGCTGCATTCTGTGTAATCACGATTCCGGGCTCAACCTCGATAGCAGGTACTGCACCACGCGGATTGATTTTCAGGTAATCGGCACCACTGGCAGTCTTCTTTTCCTTGAGATCGACGGCTTCGAGATCATAGGAAAATCCCGCTTCGCTGAGCACGATGTGGGGTGCCAATGAACATGCGCCGGGTTTGTAATAGAGCTTCATCACAGTCTCCGTTGAGATGGTTTTCGTTTGGGCTTCTATCAGTTTACTGCGGGGCGACAAAATTCTTTGCTATCACGTTATTGGGATATGGATTTGCTGGTGTCGTGGCTTTGTTGGGATGACTTTGCTTTTCCCGGCTTTGAGCGGCCATCAGAAACGCCAAAAGCCCGGCTGCATTTGCACCGTGCTTTTTTTGATTTGATTTTTTTGGAGATTTTGGTTGCGGGGGCAGGATTTGAACCTGCGGCCTTCAGGTTATGAGCCTGACGAGCTACCGGGCTGCTCCACCCCGCGTTATGAGTTACGAACCATTGCGGCCCGGGAGCGAAGTCAGGCGCCTTTTTTCAAGGCATGGGCCTGATGAGGTGAGGTCGTTTAAAAATCGATTGATTATCGATTTTAGACCGAACGGGCTGCTCCGAGCCACTCTCACGCAGTCATATATTCGGTATTTTTCGCGCTTATTGCGTTGAATGTCTGTTTTGTATTGTTTTGAGAAGATGGGATTATTTGTGTGCTTAGCAGACCTGGCAGCGACCTACTCTCCCGTGTCTTAAGACAAAGTACCATTGGCGCTGGAGCGTTTCACGGCCGAGTTCGGAATGGGATCGGGTGCAGCCGCTCCGCCATAACCACCAGGTCGGCGAAGAACACAAATATGAGAAGCTGTTGTCTTTCGTGCTGATATTGAGTTGTTTTCAGGCGCTGATAAACAATAAGCACACGACTGTGTGCCGCCGGTTGCCCGGCGCCCTCCCGGAGCCATTCACGAAGTGAATAAGGCGTGAGGGGCAAAGTTTTCATCGAACTTTGTTCGATGGATATTGTAAATGAGAATGATCAAGTCGATCGAGCTATTAGTACCGGTAAGCTACATGCGTTGCCGCACTTCCACACCCGGCCTATCAACGTGGTAGTCTTCCACGGCTCTGATAGGGAATACTCGTTTTTAGGTTAGTTTCCCGCTTAGATGCCTTCAGCGGTTATCTAGTCCGTATATAGCTACCCTGCTATGCCGTTGGCACGACAACAGGTCCACCAGAGATACGTCCATCCCGGTCCTCTCGTACTAGGGACAGATCCTATCAATATTCCTACACCCACGGCAGATAGGGACCGAACTGTCTCACGACGTTCTGAACCCAACTCACGTACCGCTTTAAATGGCGAACAGCCATACCCTTGGGACCTGCTCCAGCCCCAGGATGCGATGAGTCGACATCGAGGTGCCAAACAACCCCGTCGATATGGACTCTTGGGGGTCATCAGCCTGTTATCCCCGGCGTACCTTTTATCCGTTGAGCGATGGCCCTTCCACGCGGGACCACCGGATCACTATGACCGACTTTCGTCTCTGCTCGACTTGTCAGTCTTGCAGTCAGGCAGGCTTATGCCATTGCACTCGACGAACGATTTCCGACCGTTCTGAGCCTACCATCGCGCGCCTCCGTTACTCTTTAGGAGGCGACCGCCCCAGTCAAACTACCCACCATACACGGTCCTGGACCCGGATAACGGGCCGCAGTTAGACATCCATATAGATAAGGGTGGTATTTCAAGGATGACTCCACCATGGCTGGCGCCACGGCTTCAAAGTCTACCACCTATCCTACACATGTCGACACGAATGCCAGTGTAAAGCTATAGTAAAGGTGCACGGGGTCTTTCCGTCTAACCGCAGGAACCCCGCATCTTCACGGGGAATTCAATTTCACTGAGTCTGCGTTGGAGACAGCGGGGAAGTCGTTACGCCATTCGTGCAGGTCGGAACTTACCCGACAAGGAATTTCGCTACCTTAGGACCGTTATAGTTACGGCCGCCGTTTACTGGGGCTTCAATTCAATGCTTGCACATCTCCTCTTAACCTTCCAGCACCGGGCAGGCGTCAGACCCTATACGTCGTCTTGCGACTTCGCAGAGCCCTGTGTTTTTGGTAAACAGTCGCTACCCCCTGGTCTGTGCCACCCTCCAATAGTTGCCTAAAGAAGGGTCACGCTTCTTCCGAAGTTACGCGTGCATTTTGCCGAGTTCCTTCAACGCAGTTCTCTCAAGCGCCTTGGTATTCTCTACCAGTCCACCAGTGTCGGTTTAGGGTACGGTCTATATGCAGGAGCTATTTCCTGGAACCGCTTCGCTGCCAGATCAATCCAATAAGACCTGACAACACACGCAATCCGTCACTACCTGCAGGCCCACGAATATTAACGTGGTTCCCATCGACTACGCCTTTCGGCCTCGCCTTAGGGGCCGGCTAACCCTGCTCAGATTAACTTTAAGCAGGAACCCTTGGACTTTCGGCGAGGGAGTCTCTCACTCCCTTTATCGTTACTCATGTCAGCATTCTCACTTCCGATACCTCCAGGATGTCTCACGACTGTCCCTTCACAGGCTTACGGAACGCTCCGCTACCACGCACATACGTGCATCCACAGCTTCGGTGTATGGCTTTAGCCCCGGTACATTTTCGGCGCAAAGACCCTTATTTAGACCAGTGAGCTGTTACGCTTTCTTTAAATGATGGCTGCTTCTAAGCCAACATCCTGGTTGTTTTGGGATCCTCACATCCTTTCCCACTTAGCCATAACTTAGGGACCTTAGATGGTGGTCAGGGTTGTTGCCCTCTTCACGACGGACGTTAGCACCCG
This genomic stretch from Brucella pseudogrignonensis harbors:
- a CDS encoding MATE family efflux transporter; this encodes MKKAIDLTTAPINQALLLFALPTLGSSILQSANGSIDAIWIGQLLGTDALAATTNGNLVMFLLTAFVFGFGMASTILIGQSFGRRDIETARAITGTTLGAFIPVSIIVAVVGWFLAPHVLGLLGTPETIEPLARAFLQVTFVAMPAILMQTILMMALRGSGDSMTPLIFMGLAVLLDIALNPLLILGIGPIPPLGISGSALATAVANYISLAAMLIYVYRKNLPLRLKGQELWLLVPDLKVLKLIFSKGLPIGIQMIVVSSAMLTMMRLVNQEGVNTTAAFGATQQLWTYVQMPAMALGAAVSAMAAQNIGAGKWDRVTSITRIGVFYAILMTGILVALLLIADKQAMQIFLGSESPAIPIGQHIGKIATWGFIAFGVSMVLFGTVRANGQVIWPLIILFVSMYPVRLGVAVGMRDWLGADALWLSFPVAMLSTMLMAGALYLHGGWRKNHSMHVDKFEQVSTAAAIALTAEAAPSSNALTPNHQQLPENS
- the gst gene encoding glutathione transferase, producing the protein MKLYYKPGACSLAPHIVLSEAGFSYDLEAVDLKEKKTASGADYLKINPRGAVPAIEVEPGIVITQNAAILQYIGDHSDVAAFKPAYGTIERARLQEALGFCGDLHVAFSGLFAPNLTEEAKTTMIASINRRMGQLEAMLSSDHDFLLGTDFTQPDAYASVIIGWGHMLKVDLTAYPKSLALRERVMARPATQKALKEEGLI